The following are encoded in a window of Brevibacillus sp. DP1.3A genomic DNA:
- a CDS encoding nucleobase:cation symporter-2 family protein: MLAKHKIVTLGLQHILAMYAGAVVVPLIIGGALNLSPTQIAYLIAADLFTCGIATLLQVLGTRYTGIRLPVVLGCTFTAVGPIIAIASTSNLATAYGAIIISGIFVVLAAPLFGKLLRFFPTVVQGSVVTIIGLSLIPVAMNNAAGGQGMPDFGQPHNLLLALGTLVIILLINRFFTGFIRAISVLLGLIVGTAVAYMMGMVSFASVAEASWFSVVEPFYFGTPQFSIVAIVTMILVNIISMAESTGVYFALGKVTDTKVTDQDVVKGLRGEGVAIVLGGIFNAFPYTAFSQNVGLVSLTGIKSRDVMIGAGGILVVLGLLPKLAALTTVIPNAVLGGAMIAMFGMVVASGINILSQVDLNKNENLLIAACSIAVGLGSAAVPAMFDQLPTLAKMMLQNGIVTGSLTAVILNILLVHTNKKVSQTAPANVTVSEAS, translated from the coding sequence ATGCTAGCCAAACATAAGATTGTTACTTTGGGCTTACAGCACATTCTTGCCATGTATGCAGGAGCCGTTGTCGTACCGTTGATTATCGGTGGTGCTTTGAATCTGTCTCCTACGCAAATCGCTTATTTGATTGCTGCCGACCTTTTCACATGCGGAATCGCGACGCTCTTGCAAGTCCTTGGCACGCGTTATACAGGGATTCGCCTTCCCGTTGTGCTAGGCTGTACGTTTACAGCAGTAGGACCGATTATCGCGATTGCTTCTACGAGTAATCTAGCCACCGCTTACGGTGCCATCATCATATCGGGTATATTCGTTGTTTTGGCAGCTCCACTGTTTGGCAAGCTGCTGCGCTTTTTCCCAACCGTGGTACAAGGTTCAGTCGTTACGATCATTGGACTGTCGCTCATTCCCGTTGCGATGAACAACGCGGCTGGCGGACAAGGCATGCCGGACTTTGGACAACCACACAATTTGCTTTTGGCTTTAGGAACGTTGGTTATCATTTTGCTTATTAATCGTTTCTTTACCGGATTTATTCGTGCGATTTCCGTATTGCTCGGTTTGATTGTCGGTACGGCTGTAGCTTACATGATGGGGATGGTCAGCTTCGCGAGTGTAGCGGAAGCCTCTTGGTTTAGCGTGGTTGAACCGTTTTACTTCGGTACACCACAGTTCAGTATTGTGGCCATTGTAACTATGATTCTCGTCAACATCATCAGCATGGCTGAGTCCACAGGTGTTTACTTTGCGCTCGGTAAAGTGACCGATACAAAAGTAACGGATCAAGATGTAGTCAAAGGATTGCGCGGGGAAGGGGTCGCAATTGTACTGGGCGGCATTTTCAACGCATTCCCTTACACGGCTTTTTCGCAAAACGTTGGACTGGTTTCCTTGACTGGCATTAAATCGCGTGACGTGATGATTGGTGCCGGTGGAATCCTGGTAGTTCTCGGATTACTGCCGAAGCTGGCTGCTTTGACAACAGTTATTCCTAACGCGGTATTGGGTGGAGCGATGATTGCCATGTTCGGGATGGTTGTTGCATCTGGCATCAATATTCTCTCGCAGGTTGATTTGAATAAAAACGAAAATCTGTTGATCGCTGCTTGCAGTATCGCTGTTGGACTAGGCTCTGCTGCAGTTCCAGCGATGTTTGATCAACTGCCTACTTTGGCAAAAATGATGCTGCAAAATGGTATCGTGACAGGTTCTTTGACGGCCGTCATCTTGAATATCTTGCTCGTTCATACGAATAAAAAAGTATCTCAGACTGCTCCGGCAAATGTAACTGTTTCGGAAGCGTCTTAA